The proteins below come from a single Triplophysa rosa linkage group LG12, Trosa_1v2, whole genome shotgun sequence genomic window:
- the LOC130562707 gene encoding ADP-ribosylation factor 4, protein MGLTISSLFSRLFGKKQMRILMVGLDAAGKTTILYKLKLGEIVTTIPTIGFNVETVEYKNICFTVWDVGGQDKIRPLWRHYFQNTQGLIFVVDSNDRERVAESAEELSKMLQEDELRDAVLLVFSNKQDLPNAMAVSELTDKLGLQSLRSRTWYVQATCATQGTGLYEGLDWLSSELSKR, encoded by the exons ATGGGTCTGACCATATCGTCGCTGTTTAGCAGACTGTTCGGAAAGAAACAGATGAGAATTCTCATGG TGGGCCTGGATGCTGCAGGCAAAACCACAATATTGTACAAACTGAAACTTGGAGAAATTGTGACCACCATACCCACCATAG GTTTTAATGTGGAGACTGTTGAATACAAGAACATCTGTTTCACCGTGTGGGATGTTGGTGGCCAGGACAAGATTCGACCTCTGTGGAGACACTATTTTCAGAACACACAG GGTCTGATCTTTGTGGTGGACAGCAACGACAGAGAGAGAGTAGCAGAATCTGCAGAGGAACTTTCTAAAAtg TTACAGGAAGATGAACTGAGGGACGCAGTGTTGCTGGTTTTCTCTAACAAACAGGATCTGCCTAACGCCATGGCTGTCAGTGAACTCACAGACAAACTTGGCCTACAGAGTCTACGCAGCAGAACG TGGTATGTTCAAGCAACCTGCGCTACACAGGGCACTGGACTGTATGAAGGACTGGACTGGTTATCCAGTGAGCTCTCCAAACGTTAG
- the si:dkey-238c7.16 gene encoding uncharacterized protein si:dkey-238c7.16, which translates to MGAKLSRKKSEGGTGVEQNAAEEVNKTAEQKPENKVQENASDDTPTAQPDSSTSFLETITQAVEERVNTVTEQISAPVEDVVNKGIKAVESALAAVSLNAKEPAAPEQEPERIQASTPEPLASLSASGSAPLQSESTLLDVLLKSQPISESLIPECDSEVRVENETITSQMVEDIISNENKDLLERLDKVVTPSADLLDYKLTYESTIPDSDLADTLGGARQEACEAVDLI; encoded by the coding sequence ATGGGAGCGAAGCTGAGTCGGAAAAAGAGTGAAGGGGGCACAGGGGTGGAGCAGAACGCAGCAGAAGAGGTGAACAAGACTGCAGAACAAAAACCCGAGAATAAGGTTCAAGAAAATGCTTCAGATGACACACCGACAGCACAGCCTGACTCATCAACCAGCTTTCTGGAGACCATTACACAAGCTGTAGAGGAAAGAGTCAACACTGTGACCGAGCAGATTTCTGCACCAGTGGAAGATGTTGTGAACAAGGGTATTAAAGCAGTCGAGTCCGCATTAGCTGCTGTCAGCCTGAACGCAAAAGAACCCGCTGCTCCAGAACAAGAACCCGAGAGAATCCAAGCGTCCACGCCTGAACCGTTGGCGAGTCTCTCTGCTTCTGGCTCGGCACCCCTCCAGTCCGAATCCACCCTCTTGGATGTTCTGCTGAAATCTCAGCCGATCTCAGAATCCCTCATTCCTGAGTGTGACTCTGAGGTCAGAGTGGAGAACGAAACCATAACCAGTCAGATGGTGGAAGACATCATTAGTAATGAGAACAAGGATTTGCTGGAACGTTTGGATAAGGTGGTGACACCCTCAGCGGATCTTCTCGACTACAAACTGACCTATGAATCGACAATCCCTGACTCGGATCTCGCAGACACTTTGGGAGGTGCGAGACAGGAGGCATGCGAAGCTGTTGACCTCATATAA
- the si:dkey-30c15.2 gene encoding transmembrane protein 116 isoform X2 produces the protein MGTIVINFLSYDTLPVKTSEKLCNYGLPLSLTFYCISFLLVIIYAFESAYVFQGWRERAETEGFENQSLRRRRMFCLFYITVWLVPIIGYIVYVKTVTVMQATLTPPNKLITYVSSAPDTARFCDSCILFLHITNDTCPTVDPGHAEFIQVFTLTSVMTVLVCCTVVYWKLQSWYRNYKSTTMFRLSQNHPGGIWSSARYMILVIIFCWAPGLLLVSLSFASSTIRQNLFPLYVIQAMSVSLQGFLNSIVYAWRRRNFRDAVLGERMPLMAYSQKAFFDQSLNDPLGH, from the exons ATGGGCACCATCGTAATTAACTTCCTATCCTACGACACTTTGCCAGTGAAAACCAGTGAAAAGTTGTGCAACTATGGATTGCCTTTATCTTTG ACATTCTACTGCATTTCATTTCTGCTCGTCATCATTTACGCCTTTGAGTCCGCATACGTGTTTCAAGGATGGAGAGAAAGAGCAGAAACGGAAGGATTTGAAAACCAG TCACTCCGCAGGAGGAGGATGTTTTGCCTGTTCTATATTACCGTGTG GCTTGTTCCAATAATTGGCTACATCGTCTATGTTAAAACAGTCACAGTTATGCAAGCGACTCTTACGCCCCCAAACAAGCTCATTACATACGTCAGCAGTGCGCCGGACACCGCCAGGTTTTGCGACAG CTGCATTCTGTTTCTGCATATAACAAATGACACCTGCCCAACTGTG GATCCAGGTCATGCAGAGTTCATTCAAGTTTTCACGCTCACCAGTGTGATGACTGTCCTCGTATGCTGCACT GTGGTATACTGGAAGTTACAGAGCTGGTATAGGAATTATAAGAGCACAACCATGTTCAGATTGTCCCAGAATCATCCAGGTGGAATTTGGTCTTCGGCACGATACATGATTCTTGTTATCATATTCTGCTGGGCACCAG GTCTGCTTCTGGTCAGTCTATCCTTTGCGTCATCCACGATTAGACAAAATCTATTTCCTCTCTATGTCATACAG GCGATGTCGGTATCACTGCAGGGGTTTCTGAACAGTATTGTGTATGCGTGGAGACGACGCAATTTCAGAGACGCTGTGCTTGGAGAGCGTATGCCGCTCATGGCCTATTCACAAAAAGCTTTCTTTGATCAATCATTAAATGATCCATTAGGACATTAA
- the neto2b gene encoding neuropilin and tolloid-like protein 2, producing MQEVLFLLILIEEGFALAQKTQALPQNVAIEDKKPAHCGTLIQTANGGSFSSPNYPKTYPANKECVYILEVHPRKRIQLVFDDLYYIEPSFECRFDNIEIRDGPFAFSPMINRFCGAQSPGVVTSSGRFMWIRFISDEELEGLGFRVEYSYTADPDFHLHVGGLLNPIPDCQFDLSGSDGIIRSSQVEEENKVKSGEAIDCIWTIRAPPMSKIYLRFLDYQLENSNECKKNFVAIYEGSNAIEDLKAKFCSTVANDITLDNAVGVVRMWADETSKLSRFRMIFTVFAEPPCLANAYFCHSNMCINNTLVCNGVQNCVFPWDENNCKEKKSKSFFQQMSKTHSTVIGVASGVVFLLLLISVFIQMNQPRKKVLNRKSLFSAAEMQEVLEPPHYELFSMREPELSDELSEELDTMQKLRRSSNTSRCIREHHCGMQGNAASFSMATRAHQLAPASEEMSGIVGARGWSSFHESRSVSRPHTRSVQSLREVLEDGELGLEERVMEEIGYNDVMARGGVLMMRNHANPVQQRSLSMDF from the exons ATGCAAGAGG TCTTGTTTCTGCTTATCCTGATAGAGGAGGGGTTTGCATTGGCACAGAAAACTCAAG CATTGCCTCAGAATGTGGCTATTGAGGATAAGAAGCCAGCTCACTGTGGAACTTTAATCCAGACAGCCAATGGAGGATCATTCAGTTCTCCAAACTACCCAAAGACCTACCCTGCAAACAAGGAGTGTGTTTATATTCTGGAGG TCCATCCACGCAAGAGAATCCAGCTGGTCTTCGATGACCTGTACTACATCGAGCCGTCCTTTGAGTGTCGCTTTGATAACATTGAAATTCGTGATGGGCCGTTTGCTTTTTCTCCAATGATCAATCGTTTCTGCGGTGCTCAGAGTCCAGGAGTGGTCACCTCTTCTGGACGCTTCATGTGGATCAGGTTTATCAGTGATGAGGAGTTAGAGGGACTGGGCTTCAGGGTGGAATATTCATACACTGCAG ATCCTGATTTTCATCTTCATGTTGGAGGACTTCTGAATCCCATTCCAG ACTGTCAGTTTGATCTGTCTGGATCAGATGGTATAATCAGATCTAGTCAGGTTGAGGAGGAAAACAAGGTGAAATCAGGGGAAGCAATAGACTGTATATGGACGATACGAGCTCCGCCTATGTCTAAG atctATCTGCGTTTTCTGGACTATCAGTTGGAGAACTCAAATGAATGTAAAAAGAACTTTGTTGCGATCTACGAAGGCAGCAATGCCATTGAAGACCTAAAGGCCAAGTTCTGCAGTACCGTTGCCAATGACATCACACTTGACAACGCTGTTGGTGTGGTCCGAATGTGGGCCGATGAGACCAGCAAACTGAGTCGGTTTCGTATGATCTTCACGGTCTTCGCTGAAC CTCCATGTTTGGCCAACGCATATTTCTGTCACAGCAACATGTGCATCAACAACACGCTGGTCTGTAATGGTGTTCAGAACTGTGTGTTCCCCTGGGACGAGAATAATTGCAAAG AAAAGAAGTCTAAAAGTTTTTTCCAGCAGATGAGTAAAACTCATAGCACTGTCATTGGAGTGGCTAGTGGTGTGGTCtttctcctcctcctcatctcTGTATTCATACAGATGAACCAACCAAGAAAAAAG GTTTTGAATCGCAAGAGTTTGTTCAGTGCAGCTGAGATGCAGGAAGTCCTTGAGCCGCCTCATTATGAACTCTTTTCCATGCGTGAGCCCGAGCTGTCGGATGAACTGTCTGAGGAGCTGGATACCATGCAGAAACTCCGCCGGTCCTCCAACACGTCCCGCTGCATCCGCGAGCATCACTGCGGCATGCAGGGCAACGCTGCATCCTTTTCCATGGCTACCAGAGCACATCAGCTTGCTCCGGCGTCAGAGGAAATGAGTGGCATCGTAGGGGCCAGAGGTTGGAGCAGTTTCCATGAGAGCAGAAGTGTTTCGCGTCCGCACACCCGCAGTGTGCAGAGTCTGCGTGAGGTGCTGGAGGATGGGGAGTTGGGGCTGGAGGAGCGGGTTATGGAGGAGATCGGGTACAATGATGTTATGGCCCGTGGAGGTGTCTTGATGATGCGTAACCATGCCAACCCTGTCCAGCAGCGCTCCCTCTCCATGGACTTCTGA
- the LOC130562708 gene encoding ADP-ribosylation factor 4-like, translated as MGLTISSLFGRLFGKKQMRILMVGLDAAGKTTILYKLKLGEIVTTIPTIGFNVETVEYKNICFTVWDVGGQDKIRPLWRHYFQNTQGLIFVVDSNDRERVAESAEELSKMLQEDELRDAVLLVFANKQDLPNAMAVSELTDKLGLQSLRSRTWYVQATCATQGTGLYEGLDWLSNELSKH; from the exons ATGGGCCTCACGATCTCATCGCTTTTTGGGAGACTGTTTGGCAAGAAACAAATGAGAATACTGATGG tGGGTTTGGACGCTGCAGGTAAAACCACAATACTTTACAAACTAAAACTGGGAGAGATCGTGACCACTATTCCTACTATAG GTTTTAATGTGGAGACTGTTGAATATAAGAACATCTGTTTCACTGTGTGGGATGTTGGTGGTCAGGACAAGATTCGACCTCTGTGGAGACACTATTTTCAGAACACACAG GGTCTGATCTTTGTTGTGGACAGCAACGACAGAGAGAGAGTGGCAGAATCTGCAGAAGAGCTTTCTAAAATG TTGCAGGAAGATGAACTAAGGGACGCAGTGTTGCTGGTTTTCGCTAACAAACAGGATCTGCCTAACGCCATGGCTGTCAGTGAACTCACAGACAAACTTGGCCTACAGAGTCTACGCAGCAGAACG TGGTATGTTCAAGCAACCTGTGCTACACAAGGGACCGGACTTTATGAAGGATTGGATTGGTTATCAAATGAGCTCTCCAAGCACTAG
- the si:dkey-30c15.2 gene encoding transmembrane protein 116 isoform X1 codes for MNSVVMNSSGGWTDKRISALSGVYVSCLSLSLLGSCSVIVVSILRRSHLSVQAKPLLQLALADFLASAVLMGTIVINFLSYDTLPVKTSEKLCNYGLPLSLTFYCISFLLVIIYAFESAYVFQGWRERAETEGFENQSLRRRRMFCLFYITVWLVPIIGYIVYVKTVTVMQATLTPPNKLITYVSSAPDTARFCDSCILFLHITNDTCPTVDPGHAEFIQVFTLTSVMTVLVCCTVVYWKLQSWYRNYKSTTMFRLSQNHPGGIWSSARYMILVIIFCWAPGLLLVSLSFASSTIRQNLFPLYVIQAMSVSLQGFLNSIVYAWRRRNFRDAVLGERMPLMAYSQKAFFDQSLNDPLGH; via the exons ATGAACTCCGTCGTCATGAACTCAAGTGGTGGATGGACAGACAAAAGG ATTTCGGCTCTGTCTGGGGTCTACGTCTCGTGTTTGAGTTTAAG TTTGCTAGGTAGCTGTTCTGTCATAGTAGTATCCATTTTAAGGAGATCACATCTCAGTGTACAG GCAAAGCCTCTTCTTCAGCTGGCCCTGGCAGATTTTCTAGCTTCAGCTGTTTTGATGGGCACCATCGTAATTAACTTCCTATCCTACGACACTTTGCCAGTGAAAACCAGTGAAAAGTTGTGCAACTATGGATTGCCTTTATCTTTG ACATTCTACTGCATTTCATTTCTGCTCGTCATCATTTACGCCTTTGAGTCCGCATACGTGTTTCAAGGATGGAGAGAAAGAGCAGAAACGGAAGGATTTGAAAACCAG TCACTCCGCAGGAGGAGGATGTTTTGCCTGTTCTATATTACCGTGTG GCTTGTTCCAATAATTGGCTACATCGTCTATGTTAAAACAGTCACAGTTATGCAAGCGACTCTTACGCCCCCAAACAAGCTCATTACATACGTCAGCAGTGCGCCGGACACCGCCAGGTTTTGCGACAG CTGCATTCTGTTTCTGCATATAACAAATGACACCTGCCCAACTGTG GATCCAGGTCATGCAGAGTTCATTCAAGTTTTCACGCTCACCAGTGTGATGACTGTCCTCGTATGCTGCACT GTGGTATACTGGAAGTTACAGAGCTGGTATAGGAATTATAAGAGCACAACCATGTTCAGATTGTCCCAGAATCATCCAGGTGGAATTTGGTCTTCGGCACGATACATGATTCTTGTTATCATATTCTGCTGGGCACCAG GTCTGCTTCTGGTCAGTCTATCCTTTGCGTCATCCACGATTAGACAAAATCTATTTCCTCTCTATGTCATACAG GCGATGTCGGTATCACTGCAGGGGTTTCTGAACAGTATTGTGTATGCGTGGAGACGACGCAATTTCAGAGACGCTGTGCTTGGAGAGCGTATGCCGCTCATGGCCTATTCACAAAAAGCTTTCTTTGATCAATCATTAAATGATCCATTAGGACATTAA